In the Lentimicrobiaceae bacterium genome, GCGCTGGTAAATCAAGCTCTTAACGAAAATGATGAAACCAAACAAACAAGTCTTTTAAAACAACTTACTGACCTTGCATTATTATCGCAAAATATGTTGAAAGGAGAAGACCTCACAAACTTCATCAAGCGAAGCGTAGATATCATTAAATAATCAGCGATTTAAACTTAATTATATAGCAATCAAACAAATTTGAAACAATGAAATGTCCATAAGCTATGCCTATACCAACCGAGAATGATATTTTATGAATATTCCCCCGAGAAATCGGGGCAGGCTATTTGACCAATAAATTAAAAAATTAATAACAAATGAAAATTAACAAAACATTAATAACTGTCGGAGTAATTGTATTATTCCTTATTATTCTTATTTCCTGGATTGTTGGCAAATACAACACCCTTGTTACACGAGATGAAGGTGTAACCAATCAATGGAAACAGGTGGAAGTAGCTTACCAGGCACGTATGGATAAAACCAAAAACCTGCTTGAAATAGTAAAAGGAGCCGCCAACTTCGAAAAAAGCACTTTAACTGAAGTGATAGAAGCCCGTTCAAAGGCTACCAGTATTCAAATCAATGCCGAGAATCTTACCCCGGATAAAATTGCCGCCTTTGAAGCTGCACAGCAAAAATTCGGACAGTCGCTGGGAAGACTGATGGCTATTGCCGAAAATTACCCGCAACTACAATCTGTGGGAGCATTCCGCGACTTCCAGGCACAGTACGAAGGAATGGAAAACCGTATTGCTACCGAAAGAAGGAAATTTAACGACATGGTAAACGATTACAATAAATATGTAAGAAAATTTCCTAACTCAATTTTTGCAAATATGTTTGGTTTCCAGAAGAAGGATTACTTCAGTGCACAACAGGGTGCAGAAACTGCCCCGGATATTAAACTTAATTAGGCAATGAAATCCGCCATGGAATCGTTTTCCGCAACACAAAAAGAGCAAATAAAGCAAGCCATCGTGCAGGCAGAATTAGCTACCTCAGGAGAAATTCGGGTTCACATTGAAAATACCTGCTCGGATGTAATGAATCGTGCTGCTTTTATTTTCAAGCAACTGAACATGCACAAAACCGAATTGCGCAATGGTGTGCTTATTTATCTTGCCATTCGCAGTCATAAATTTGCCATCATTGGCGATGCAGGCATCAACGCCAAGGTTCCGGAAAATTTCTGGAATCAGACAAAAGAAGAAATGCTTTCTCATTTTGTAAAAGAAGAGTTCACCGAGGGACTTTGCCACGGCATTGCCCTTGCCGGGGAATCTTTAAAAAAATATTTTCCGCGTAGTAGCGAAGATAAAAACGAACTGAACGACGAAATTTCTTTTGACAACCATTAAGTACTGAATATCCAACAGAATAGACATGAAAAATAATATATTAACAATCAAATTTTTGTTTCAAAGGATGTTCAGCAAAAATTTCCGTTTGCAGGGAATTGCAAAAAGCTTTTTGCTGCTTGCGTTTTCCCTTTCCGGTTTTACACAAATTTACGCACAGGATATTCCTGAGAAGCCTAATCCACCCCGGTTGGTAAACGATTTTACCGGAACACTTTCCGCAGGTGAAATAAACCAATTAGAACAAAAATTGGTTTACTTCAATGACTCTACCTCCACCCAGATAGTGGTAGTTTTGGTCCCGAGTTTACAGGGTTATGAAAAATATGATTTTGCCCAGCGTCTTGGCGAAAAATGGGGTGTTGGCCAAAAGGGTAAAAACAACGGTATCATTGTGTTGGTTAAACCAAAAATTTCCTCCGAACGTGGGGAGGCCTTTATTTCACCCGGATACGGGCTGGAAGCCGTGGTTCCCGATGCTATTTGTAAACGGATAGTGGAAAACGAAATGATACCTTATTTTAACAAAGGAGATTATGCCGGGGGGATAAACAAGGCTGCCAATGTACTTATTTCGCTTACAAAAGGGGAATATACTGCCGATCAGTACAGCAAACGGGCAAAAAACAAAGGAAAACCTTATGGTTTTCTTGTTCCATTTATTGTGCTGGCTATTATTTTTATAATGGTTAAAAGTTCTGCACGACGTTCTTATTCAGTAGGTAAAAGCGTTCCATGGTGGATGACTTTGTTTTTAATTAGCAATATGGGACGAAGTGGCAACCACTGGAACGATTTTTCGTCAGGGGGAGGTAGCTTTGGAAGCTTTGGCGATGGAGGAGGAGGCTTTGGCGGTTTTGGCGGCGGAAGCTTTGGCGGCGGCGGCGCCGGCGGAAGCTGGTAAATAGCTGATAATTTCAAAAATACATTTTATTTTCAGAAAATTCTGATGATAGCTTCTTCGTTTATTAAAAAAAATTGTACGTTTGAAAAAAAAATTTTAAACGTATTTTAAAATGCAAGTACCTGATAAATTAAAATTTACAAAAGACCATGAATGGTTGCGCCTCGAAGGAGACGAAGCTTTTATTGGCGTTACCGATTTTGCACAAAGTGAACTTGGCGATATCGTTTTTATTGAAGTAGAAACCGTTGGCGAAACCCTCGACAAACACGAAACTTTCGGAACCATAGAAGCCGTAAAGACCGTTTCGGATATGTACATGCCCATTGCCGGTGAAATACTCGAATTCAATGCCGATCTGGAATCCACACCTGAACTGGTAAACCAGGATCCTTACGGAAAAGGCTGGATCATCAAAATCCGCCTCACCGAACAGGGGCAGATAGCTGATCTGCTCGATGCCGAAGCATATAAGGCACTCATTGGTGCGTAACTCTTTAACAACATAATCCAACAAGTTTCCCGGTTTGTTACGAACCGGGAAACTTGTTTTTTTTCTTTATGCACGCTAAACGTTACCGGATTTTCTTCTGCCTCTGGATTTTATTTATGTGGATGCTTACCGGTATTCCGGGTAACTTCGTACCCCAATTAACTTCCTTTCTTAATCTTTTTCAACCGGATAAAATAGTCCACCTCTTTCTGTTCGGCATTTTCTCTTGGCTGTTCCTGGTGGTGCTGAATACCGGCAAAAACCTTTCCTGCATTAAATACGCCTATTCTATTTCCATTTTTTCCGGTATCCTCTTCGGCGGACTGACGGAGATTGCACAGAAATATGTCTTTATCAACCGTAGTGGCAATGTCTGGGATTTTATTGCCGACACCGCAGGCGTTTTCCTGGGAGTAGTTTTTTATAATTTGTTTTATAAAAAAAAGGTAAAAGAATGGCGTAAAAACCTACTGAGTGAGTAATTTTCCTTCCGAATCAAAAAATAGCTCCAATTCGTTCCAGTCGTTATCGTAAACAAACAACTGGTATTGTGGTGCCTTATCCGGGTACAAAAACACATTGGCATTTCCTGTTTGCCAGTTGGCATACTGGCTCTTTTTAAGAGTAGCTTTTACTACGGGCGGAAGATCGTCCGGTTCTATGGTATATTCGCTCCGGAGCCATTTCCCATTTGAGGTAAACCAGGCAAAATAATATATTTCGTCCTGTACAAAAGATACTTTGTACAACTCATCGTTGCGAAACCATTCGGCATCCGTACCGCGATTGTATTTGGTTGCAAAGGCTTTGCTTACCTGCAATGGAATACTTTTCAGCCTGGTTTCCTGGCATTTTGCCTGAACGGCGGAATAAACCGTAATCCAGCAACACAAAAAAACAGTTACTATTGTTTTACTCAATAATACTACCTCCCGTCCTTCTTTTTCCATACTTCCTGATCGGTAAAATCTGAATCGAATTTAATCGTTTTTATTTTCCAAGAACCCATTTCCTTAGGAAAAATATTAACTCATACTTTACTATTTATCAGCTATATGAAGTTTTATTGACAGATATTTTTCACTATTTATTTTTATGAAAGTGATTAAACACCAATTCTGCCTTTGCTTTTCCCACCACTTTTTGCAATTCTATTAACGAAGTTTCCCGGATATTGTTTACCGATTTGAATGTAGTCAGCAATTTTTGGGCGATATTTTCACCTATTCCTTCCACCTGGGTAAGTTCTGTTTTAATAG is a window encoding:
- a CDS encoding LemA family protein codes for the protein MKINKTLITVGVIVLFLIILISWIVGKYNTLVTRDEGVTNQWKQVEVAYQARMDKTKNLLEIVKGAANFEKSTLTEVIEARSKATSIQINAENLTPDKIAAFEAAQQKFGQSLGRLMAIAENYPQLQSVGAFRDFQAQYEGMENRIATERRKFNDMVNDYNKYVRKFPNSIFANMFGFQKKDYFSAQQGAETAPDIKLN
- a CDS encoding TPM domain-containing protein encodes the protein MKSAMESFSATQKEQIKQAIVQAELATSGEIRVHIENTCSDVMNRAAFIFKQLNMHKTELRNGVLIYLAIRSHKFAIIGDAGINAKVPENFWNQTKEEMLSHFVKEEFTEGLCHGIALAGESLKKYFPRSSEDKNELNDEISFDNH
- a CDS encoding TPM domain-containing protein, which encodes MKNNILTIKFLFQRMFSKNFRLQGIAKSFLLLAFSLSGFTQIYAQDIPEKPNPPRLVNDFTGTLSAGEINQLEQKLVYFNDSTSTQIVVVLVPSLQGYEKYDFAQRLGEKWGVGQKGKNNGIIVLVKPKISSERGEAFISPGYGLEAVVPDAICKRIVENEMIPYFNKGDYAGGINKAANVLISLTKGEYTADQYSKRAKNKGKPYGFLVPFIVLAIIFIMVKSSARRSYSVGKSVPWWMTLFLISNMGRSGNHWNDFSSGGGSFGSFGDGGGGFGGFGGGSFGGGGAGGSW
- the gcvH gene encoding glycine cleavage system protein GcvH, whose protein sequence is MQVPDKLKFTKDHEWLRLEGDEAFIGVTDFAQSELGDIVFIEVETVGETLDKHETFGTIEAVKTVSDMYMPIAGEILEFNADLESTPELVNQDPYGKGWIIKIRLTEQGQIADLLDAEAYKALIGA
- a CDS encoding VanZ family protein, which gives rise to MHAKRYRIFFCLWILFMWMLTGIPGNFVPQLTSFLNLFQPDKIVHLFLFGIFSWLFLVVLNTGKNLSCIKYAYSISIFSGILFGGLTEIAQKYVFINRSGNVWDFIADTAGVFLGVVFYNLFYKKKVKEWRKNLLSE
- a CDS encoding PepSY-like domain-containing protein, with translation MEKEGREVVLLSKTIVTVFLCCWITVYSAVQAKCQETRLKSIPLQVSKAFATKYNRGTDAEWFRNDELYKVSFVQDEIYYFAWFTSNGKWLRSEYTIEPDDLPPVVKATLKKSQYANWQTGNANVFLYPDKAPQYQLFVYDNDWNELELFFDSEGKLLTQ